The Pseudoalteromonas rubra DNA segment TTATTGCCACAAAGACTTCCTATGTATAATGTGTGTCACTCATGCACGGAGGCTGTTCAGCGCCTCTGCGCACCTGATTACTCACTAAGTTAATGTATGTGCCATAATGAATTTCTGTCCGTCCATATCAACGACACTAAATCCATGAGATTCATATAATTTCACCAGATGAGCCTCACAGCGAAGAGACAGTGCAGGCAACTTGAGCTTGATTGCCTTGGCTATCGCAAACTCAACCAAAGCCGTTGAGATGCCTTTGCCACGATGTTCGGTCGGCACATACACGCCGTCTAGCCAATGCCGATAGCCTGAATC contains these protein-coding regions:
- a CDS encoding GNAT family N-acetyltransferase — translated: MKVSDLSSDHSDIELIADWYYQQWDSKDPHATVQSVIDKISSSDSRIGFAAYIDNELVGAGEIKQQIDSDDSGYRHWLDGVYVPTEHRGKGISTALVEFAIAKAIKLKLPALSLRCEAHLVKLYESHGFSVVDMDGQKFIMAHTLT